The Xenopus laevis strain J_2021 chromosome 5L, Xenopus_laevis_v10.1, whole genome shotgun sequence genome has a segment encoding these proteins:
- the LOC108717188 gene encoding palmitoyltransferase ZDHHC2-like codes for MEKEEKDIRIDMNDEEETDEINAEDRPFIRRFGKIMLVLFICLLAGCYYIFVVELCIFTVQLLEAKITFLVIFHLLFLLCVWSYLRTVMTPPAVPPAKFRLSESDKQRYLSERKPEVLQEILVRMAKDLPISTKDSKGAFRYCDICQLLKPERCHHCPVCDICILKLDHHCVFLNNCVGFSNYKSFLLCVVYALLLCLFTSAVSLYGSILFWTHQLPNTQSKVPIIVLFSLSTLCCVMLLLLLGIHCHWAVDNITSREGESGTWNERYDLGLSKNLRQVFGDEKKYWFLPVFSSLGDGYTFPMTDATKDIEKNAAAVAKDITESQN; via the coding sequence atggaaaaagaagagaaagatatTCGGATAGATATGAATGATGAAGAAGAAACAGACGAGATAAATGCAGAAGATCGTCCTTTCATAAGGAGATTCGGCAAGATCATGCTTGTACTTTTCATTTGCCTCCTGGCTGGCTGctattatatatttgtggtgGAGCTGTGCATATTCACTGTACAGTTATTAGAGGCAAAGATCACCTTCCTGGTGATTTTCCACCTTTTGTTCCTCCTGTGCGTGTGGTCCTATCTCCGCACTGTTATGACTCCTCCCGCTGTCCCTCCGGCAAAATTCCGCCTGTCGGAGTCTGACAAGCAGCGGTACCTGAGTGAGAGAAAGCCAGAAGTGCTGCAGGAGATCCTCGTTCGTATGGCTAAAGACTTGCCTATTTCTACTAAGGACTCAAAAGGAGCTTTTAGGTACTGTGACATATGCCAACTGCTAAAGCCAGAGAGGTGCCACCATTGCCCAGTGTGTGACATCTGTATACTGAAACTGGATCATCACTGCGTCTTTCTAAATAACTGTGTGGGATTTTCGAACTACAAGTCCTTCCTCCTGTGCGTGGTTTATGCATTGCTATTGTGCCTATTCACTAGCGCAGTGTCACTTTATGGCTCCATACTATTCTGGACTCATCAGCTGCCCAACACCCAATCCAAAGTGCCGATCATTGTGCTGTTCAGCTTGAGCACACTCTGCTGTGTAATGTTATTACTATTGTTAGGGATTCATTGCCATTGGGCTGTAGATAATATCACTTCTAGGGAGGGTGAAAGTGGCACATGGAATGAACGTTATGACTTGGGCTTGAGCAAGAACCTGAGACAAGTGTTTGGAGATGAAAAGAAATATTGGTTCCTCCCAGTCTTCAGCAGCTTAGGAGATGGCTATACATTCCCAATGACTGATGCCACAAAGGACATAGAAAAAAATGCTGCTGCTGTTGCCAAAGACATTACTGAGAGCCAGAACTGA